In Cydia pomonella isolate Wapato2018A chromosome 1, ilCydPomo1, whole genome shotgun sequence, one genomic interval encodes:
- the LOC133517405 gene encoding uncharacterized protein LOC133517405 isoform X1, translating into MFFVFYIMAYFLLFTTDAKHSTRNNMGPPCYGRSDCVNPFTDNGENVTDATTINATPKRYIKINEFKSPIFGSYKYDPLLGDFVLPNNSATPGAAYLVMRAAEDESNLTSEYKLTTIEEKPKNRTKERKNRRRNSNALSQW; encoded by the exons atgtttttcgtATTTTATATAATGGCATACTTTTTGCtttt TACAACTGACGCTAAGCACAGCACCCGTAATAACATGGGTCCACCTTGTTACGGCCGCTCCGATTGTGTGAATCCTTTCACTGACAATGGTGAAAA TGTAACTGATGCCACAACTATAAACGCAACACCAAAACGCtacataaaaattaatgaatttaaaag TCCAATTTTCGGCTCTTACAAGTATGACCCGTTGCTAGGGGATTTCGTATTACCGAATAACTCCGCAACACCCGGTGCCGCATACCTAGTAATGAGGGCTGCTGAAGATGAGTCCAATCTTACTAGCGAATACAAACTCACTACAATCGaagaaaaacctaaaaatcGTACAAAAGAAAGGAAGAATCGTAGAAGAAATTCAAATGCTTTATCACAATGGTAA
- the LOC133517405 gene encoding uncharacterized protein LOC133517405 isoform X2 — MGPPCYGRSDCVNPFTDNGENVTDATTINATPKRYIKINEFKSPIFGSYKYDPLLGDFVLPNNSATPGAAYLVMRAAEDESNLTSEYKLTTIEEKPKNRTKERKNRRRNSNALSQW, encoded by the exons ATGGGTCCACCTTGTTACGGCCGCTCCGATTGTGTGAATCCTTTCACTGACAATGGTGAAAA TGTAACTGATGCCACAACTATAAACGCAACACCAAAACGCtacataaaaattaatgaatttaaaag TCCAATTTTCGGCTCTTACAAGTATGACCCGTTGCTAGGGGATTTCGTATTACCGAATAACTCCGCAACACCCGGTGCCGCATACCTAGTAATGAGGGCTGCTGAAGATGAGTCCAATCTTACTAGCGAATACAAACTCACTACAATCGaagaaaaacctaaaaatcGTACAAAAGAAAGGAAGAATCGTAGAAGAAATTCAAATGCTTTATCACAATGGTAA